In Haliotis asinina isolate JCU_RB_2024 chromosome 15, JCU_Hal_asi_v2, whole genome shotgun sequence, one DNA window encodes the following:
- the LOC137265708 gene encoding aldo-keto reductase family 1 member B1-like produces MADKVPFIRLNSGYDMPMLGLGTYNSFRPNEVGDALKVAIPTGYRHIDTAWLYKTEPEIGAAIKELIKDGKVKREELFIVTKLWDNCHEPEKVEPACRASLEALGMDYVDMYLIHFPLSFADFERTVPTVADYLDTWRAMEKLVDKGLVRSIGVSNFNKQQLERILNMDGLKYKPANNQVEITPYLAEEDLLQFSLKNGISTTAYGPFGAPGQNYIQEDAPKILEIPTIVEIGKKYGKSSAQVILRWGIQRGYAIVPKSTNPARLAENFDIFDFELSEEDMKTMLDLDRGQRVNPTILKFKDHPFYPH; encoded by the exons ATGGCGGACAAAGTACCTTTCATACGCCTGAACAGCGGATACGACATGCCTATGCTGGGCTTAGGAACCTACAACAGTTTCCGG CCAAACGAGGTTGGTGATGCCTTGAAGGTCGCAATACCAACTGGATACCGTCATATTGACACAGCCTGGCTCTATAAAACGGAACCGGAAATAGGAGCCGCCATTAAAGAACTCATTAAAGACGGAAAGGTGAAGAGGGAAGAGCTGTTCATTGTGACGAAG TTATGGGACAACTGTCATGAACCGGAGAAAGTGGAGCCAGCGTGCCGAGCGTCATTGGAGGCCCTGGGCATGGATTACGTAGATATGTACCTGATACACTTCCCTCTGTCTTTTGCT GACTTTGAGCGGACCGTGCCGACCGTGGCTGACTACTTGGACACATGGAGA GCCATGGAGAAGCTCGTGGACAAAGGCCTTGTCAGGTCTATTGGCGTCTCCAACTTCAATAAACAACAGCTGGAGAGGATTCTCAACATGGACGGTCTTAAGTACAAGCCAGCGAACAACCAG GTGGAGATAACTCCATATCTGGCAGAGGAAGACCTTCTGCAGTTCTCCCTTAAGAACGGTATCTCAACTACTGCCTATGGACCGTTCGGGGCCCCGGGACAGAACTA TATACAAGAGGATGCACCAAAGATCCTTGAAATTCCAACCATTGTCGAAATTGGAAAGAAATACGGCAAATCTTCAGCTCAG GTGATACTCAGATGGGGCATTCAGAGAGGTTATGCTATTGTTCCCAAGAGTACGAATCCAGCTCGTTTGGCCGAGAACTTTGAT ATATTTGACTTTGAACTCAGTGAGGAGGATATGAAAACAATGCTCGACCTGGACCGTGGCCAAAGAGTCAACCCTACTATACTCAa GTTCAAAGATCATCCCTTCTATCCCCATTAG